The genomic segment CGAAAACTGCAAGTAGATGGCAGCATTCAAGTCGATGACACGCTTTATGCCGGTGCGATCAAGCCGTCGTTGATGGCGGCGTCGAGGTTACCGGACGAGGCGGGATTTGCAACGAGCTTCTTCTTCTCCCCGGCTAAAACCATCACCTCGGATCCGCATACAGTGCTCACGGCAGAGATTGTTGTCCCAGCCAGTGGCTATGTGCTTGGAGTAGGTTTCTGCGAGTTTCAAATTGACCATACATGGGGAGACGTTGACGAGGTATACGCCTCAATAGTCGAGGACACAACGTACTACTGGGTATCAACGGCCTTTGGATATGACGACGACGTCGAAAGCGGCAACTTTAAGGTAACAGCCTCACCAAATTCTGTCTTTTGGGTTTCGGAGCAGGATCACACACATTTCGCATTATGGCGTCCAAATGGTGACCTGCGGTTACCAAATCAGCCAGAGCCAGCCTTGTCTTAAACTATAGCCCAACTTATTACGGAACCTTCAAAAGCCCTGAAGAGTCGAATAAGGCAAATGACCACTTCGATCCGAGTAATAGTGCCCGATCCGCGGACACAATGTCCGGGAACGGCTGCCCGATTGACGGAGCAGATTAACACTCTTAAATCTGAAGTGGAAGCTCTCAAGGCACAAATGGCAGCGGCGAAGAAATGATCCTCGCCGCTCGACCATTCGCGATTGGGAATGGTGTAGTCGGTTGGAGTTAGACTACCGGAGTGGGCATTCCGTAGTTGCCCCATTCTTCGAGCGAGGGGCCGTAGATTCCCGGAATCTTCAAACCCGCTTGACGCATTAATACTGTCATCTGACCGCGATGATGGACCTCGTGGCCGATCAGGACAAAGAGGGTGAAACTGCGCGTCCAGATTGAGCCGTACATGTCATCCTCCTGGAGGAGGGTTTCGTCTTTCCAGTTCGCCTTGATTGTCGCCAAGAGCGAGGTTGCGGCTTTGTCGTACGCCTGCTGGATGGCAGCGGCGCTGGTGGGAACCGGAGCGTGTTCATCGGGTGCGTCGATCTTCATGCCAAGGCGGGTCGGCATCTCGCCCATAGTCTGGATGATATGCCAAGCCATCCGGCCTAAGGTGCGGTGGTCTTTGGCTACGGACTGATTTAGCGAGGCGTCGGTAAGTGCCCCAAGAATTTTCCGAGTCGCTGTTGTTTCGTTATTCCACCATTTTTCGAAGTCTGCGATTGTGCGAATCAGCACGAAGCCTTCTGACATAATGTCTCCTTGACGACTCTCAGTCGCTACGGTCTATAGGTTCAGCAAATATCTTTGGGTAAAATGGACATTAGGCGGCTTGTCGTCAATCACATTTCTGGGGCATAGGTTTTCGGTTGCGCGGAGGCTGTGCGAGGAATATATTCTCGTCAGGAGAGTTGGCAGAGCGGTCTAATGCGGCGGTCTTGAAAACCGTTGTCCTGCAAGGGACCGGGGGTTCGAATCCCTCACTCTCCGTATTTATATTGCACTCCGACCGCGCAGAATCTTGACATCTAATTTACTGCCGACATTGTTCTCTCCAATAATCGTAGTTTTCCAAGTATGTCAAATTTAGAGCCGAACAATGCGGAATGTCAGGCACCGGACCATCCTAACTTCCTATTGAGCCACCTTAAGCCCTAGACAATCTCGATAGCACGTATCG from the bacterium genome contains:
- a CDS encoding DinB family protein yields the protein MIRTIADFEKWWNNETTATRKILGALTDASLNQSVAKDHRTLGRMAWHIIQTMGEMPTRLGMKIDAPDEHAPVPTSAAAIQQAYDKAATSLLATIKANWKDETLLQEDDMYGSIWTRSFTLFVLIGHEVHHRGQMTVLMRQAGLKIPGIYGPSLEEWGNYGMPTPVV